A single region of the Nicotiana sylvestris chromosome 6, ASM39365v2, whole genome shotgun sequence genome encodes:
- the LOC104232404 gene encoding uncharacterized protein, whose product MVPYQRQQGYNQQNQQQAYQQHPQQQIMRYEDGFAKLEVMMQQVIGSTGKLANRVDSHESAIKNIEIQLGQISMALNSRPHGTLSADTHINPKEHGPKQLMAVSLRNGRDLDLEKEIARESRPTETLVPVPIEIDDSTGKKRPPAPFPQRLAKYQKNEQYKKFLEILKQIQVSIPLIDALKEMSGYTKMMNDLMSLKFDFQNLATVILTQTYSAVVTRPIAEKLSDPGRFIVPCTIGNFAFSKALCDLGASINLMPLDIYKWLGIGRAKPMSMLLQLADRTVKRPFGILDDVLVQVGMFVFPADFVILDCRVDKEIPIILGRPFLATRRALIDFLEEDDEALNIKDPLTACLMNLYEANGEDLAAWVLALEGIGWTIANIKGISPAFYMHKILLEDGHKPSREHQRRLNPNMKKVVKKEVIKWLDAGIIFPISDSN is encoded by the exons ATGGTACCTTACCAAAGACAACAAGGGTACAACCAGCAAAATCAGCAGCAGGCTTATCAACAACATCCACAACAACAGATTATGAGATATGAAGATGGTTTTGCTAAACTCGAGGTTATGATGCAACAAGTGATTGGGTCCACCGGAAAACTAGCTAACAGAGTAGACTCACATGAGTCAGCGATTAAGAATATTGAGATCCAGTTAGGACAGATTTCTATGGCCCTAAATAGTCGTCCTCATGGGACGTTATCTGCAGACACCCACATCAATCCAAAAGAGCATggcccgaagcagctgatggcagtgagtctcCGAAATGGTAGGGACTTAGATCTGGAGAAAGAAATTGCTCGCGAAAGTAGGCCGACTGAGACACTAGTGCCAGTACCCATTGAGATAGATGATTCAACAG GGAAGAAGCGACCTCCAGCACCATTCCCACAGAGATTGGCCAAGTATCAGAAAAATGAGCAGTATAAGAAATTTTTGGAGATATTGAAGCAAATTCAGGTAAGcattccattgattgatgctttaAAGGAGATGTCTGGTTATACCAAGATGATGAACGACCTAATGTCCCTCAAGTTCGACTTTCAAAACTTGGCCACGGTTATACTAACTCAGACCTACAGTGCTGTTGTGACAAGACCCATAGCTGAGAAGCTGTCTGACCCAGGGCGTTTCATAGTCCCTTGCACAATAGGCAACTTTGCTTTTTCTAAGGCACTGTGTGATCTAGGAGCAAGCATAAACCTTATGCCCCTAGATATATACAAATGGCTAGGCATTGGAAGAGCTAAACCCATGTCTATGCTGCTACAGCTGGCTGACCGAACAGTGAAGAGGCCCTTTGGGATTCTAGATGATGTATTGGTGCAGGTTGGAATGTTTGTGTTCCCAGCAGATTTTGTCATCCTTGACTGCCGGGTTGACaaggaaattcccataattttgggaagaccattcttggccactAGGAGAGCTTTAATTGATT TTCTGGAGGAGGACGATGAAGCATTGAACATTAAAGACCCTCTAACAGCTTGTCTCATGAACTTATACGAAGCTAATGGTGAAGACTTGGCAGCGTGGGTACTTGCTCTGGAAGGCATAG GGTGGACTATTGCAAACATTAAGGGGATCAGCCCAGCCTTCTATATGCATAAGATTTTGTTGGAAgatgggcacaaaccttccagagaacatcaaagaagactgaaccccaacatgaaaaAAGTGGTGAAAAAGGAAGTGATTAAATGGTTAGATGCAGGAATCATATTCCCCATCTCTGACAGCAACTAG